The Raphanus sativus cultivar WK10039 chromosome 6, ASM80110v3, whole genome shotgun sequence sequence ATACCCAAATTTAAGGATCCAATCAGTTAGCAAAACCCATACCTGACCCATACCGCTTTTATTGAACCATTTCGGTTCGAGTTATCGGATTCGGTCTATTTTTCTTGGCATACcaaatttagtgttttggtattctcaatttttatttctaattatatcacatcaaactaaatattatatatatatatatatatatatgtatgtacatTAAGTAATTTAGTACTTTAGTTTATTGTAATAACTAACTTCTATTCAGATTTTATGTtcaattgttaaaatattatagttttatgttctcaatgttatatataattttgttttgactgagttatatatttatttaacttttgtttaaaataatttatatttatttattgttatttataaatttaagttaataaatattaatttaaatattattaaatataacacaataagatataatttttaatatttagtgttATGAATAGTTAGCAAAAATTGGTATAGTACGATtcacaaaacaccaaatttaataaaatagtgtAGTTTGGAATCAAATTGAAAATCAGTAAACattaaatttgatgttttaaagtCTCATTGGAGTTGACCGTATTTTATGTTCCTCTACTGGAAAATGAATGCATTTATACAAAAGTCAGTTCACTTAACATATACAGAAGATGAACACTAACACTTAATTAAATAATAGTCAGAAACATTTAAATTTGTGTACAAAtaccaaacaaaacttaaaaatcataaGGACTTAaacaaatacatattttaatttttgatttgcgAAATTATGAATTTCGGTCAAGAacattttggtaattttaaaacaaacaatagtaaaagtaaaataaaacaagaacttaAATAAAATTCTAATTCAAAGCCAgatatagataaaaataaagaacACGAACAAACACAGAACGCTAACGcacatatacacacacataagGAGAAGATGTCTAAATGTCAAACACGTCTTTAAGAAACAATTATAactcatctcttcttcttttttagcACGTAATAATTATAATCTTGTTTCATAAAATACGATGGCATCCTGAAAACGGTCAACGGGCGAATATCATCTCAATCTTCAATCAGAAGCAAGCTTCCAATAGAAAGCAACAGCAGAGCATAGCCAAACTGtaacacaaacacacacatacatataaGTTACATTCACTAGCAAACATATGGACTTTAGATGGCTGCACTAGACGAGCGAGTCAGTTCGTTTGCGAACTGGACCGTTCTATTTCTTCATGAAAACGGTCCACGTTTCTGACCAAAGTTTATGAATGGTGTATAAAAAGTGGTAGTGACCAAGTTCGGTTGCAACCATTCAAAGCCATATTATATTAAAGCAAAAAAGAGAGAGTCAACGCACCATCCTTCGACAAATCctgattctttctttttcttttgtggagCCTGACCATATTGTGGTGGTGGGGGACCCTGATAAGGATACTGCGGCGGAGGACCTTGAGGATATTGCGGCGGAGGATACCCTTGTGCTGGATATGCCTGACCGTATCCCTGAGGTGGTGGAGGATATCCTGCCGGAGGATATCCCGGTGGTGGATATCCTTCCTTTGG is a genomic window containing:
- the LOC108810520 gene encoding protein CYSTEINE-RICH TRANSMEMBRANE MODULE 10-like codes for the protein MYQDQQHPVGAPPPQGYPPKEGYPPPGYPPAGYPPPPQGYGQAYPAQGYPPPQYPQGPPPQYPYQGPPPPQYGQAPQKKKKESGFVEGCLAMLCCCFLLEACF